The Lagopus muta isolate bLagMut1 chromosome 8, bLagMut1 primary, whole genome shotgun sequence genome contains a region encoding:
- the FEV gene encoding protein FEV: protein MRHGAGAVPLLLNMYLPDPVGETLFKDGKSQAWGSLNPGVQKGSGQIQLWQFLLELLSDRANLNCIAWEGTNGEFKLIDPDEVARRWGERKSKPNMNYDKLSRALRYYYDKNIMTKVHGKRYAYKFDFHGLAQVCQPTAPDHTLYKFQGNLAPLPFSGISKLNLMTSGVTPAGFSYWPGSSPSLYPGHSLQPSAPFSAMAASHLNNMNNHYH from the exons ATGAGACACGGCGCCGGAGCGGTGCCACTGCTGCTCAACATGTACCTGCCAG atcCAGTGGGGGAAACTTTATTCAAAGACGGCAAGAGCCAGGCGTGGGGATCCCTCAACCCGGGCGTGCAGAAAG GCAGTGGGCAGATCCAGCTGTGGCAAttcctgctggagctgctctcgGACCGGGCCAACCTCAACTGCATTGCCTGGGAGGGCACCAACGGAGAGTTCAAGCTGATCGACCCTGATGAGGTGGCGCGGCGCTGGGGCGAGCGGAAGAGCAAGCCCAACATGAATTATGACAAGCTGAGCCGGGCGCTGCGCTACTACTACGACAAGAACATCATGACCAAGGTGCACGGCAAGCGCTACGCCTACAAGTTCGACTTCCATGGGCTGGCGCAGGTCTGTCAACCGACTGCCCCTGATCACACCCTCTACAAATTCCAGGGCAATCTGGCCCCACTGCCCTTCTCAGGCATCTCCAAACTCAACCTCATGACCTCCGGGGTGACGCCGGCTGGTTTCTCCTACTGGCCTGGCTCCAGTCCATCTCTCTATCCCGGGCACAGCCTCCAGCCCTCGGCCCCGTTTAGCGCCATGGCAGCCTCCCACCTCAACAACATGAACAACCACTACCATTAA